In one Rhopalosiphum padi isolate XX-2018 chromosome 3, ASM2088224v1, whole genome shotgun sequence genomic region, the following are encoded:
- the LOC132926808 gene encoding phosphatidylglycerophosphatase and protein-tyrosine phosphatase 1 isoform X2 has translation MFARVTFYPTLLYNVFMEKVTQRNWYDRIDENVILGALPFRNISQKLIDEENVRCVISMNESYELEHFTPQPDEWKKMGVEHCQLSTKDIFETPSHEKLIQGVSVMEAVSKDGNTVYVHCKAGRTRSATLVGCYLMSKHNWTPEQAIENIVSKRPHIWLRNQQLESLKKYYDDIIH, from the exons ATGTTTGCCCGTGTTACATTTTATCCGACActtttatacaatgtatttatgGAAAAAGTAACACAGCGCAACTGGTATGATCGAATTgatgaaaatgttatattagGTGCACTTCCATTCAGGAATATAAGCCaaaaa ttaatTGATGAAGAAAATGTCAGATGTGTAATATCAATGAATGAATCATATGAACTAGAGCATTTTACACCTCAACCAGAT gAATGGAAAAAAATGGGAGTAGAACATTGTCAGCTGAGTACCAAAGATATTTTTGAAACTCCGTCacatgaaaaattaattcaagGTGTTTCAGTGATGGAAGCAGTTTCGAAAGATGGAAATACTGTATATGTACATTGCAAGGCAGGTCGTACTCGTAGCGCGACTCTTGTGGGCTGTTATTTAATgtct AAACATAATTGGACTCCTGAACAAGCAATCGAAAATATTGTATCCAAGCGACCTCATATTTGGTTACGAAACCAACAATTGGAgagtcttaaaaaatattatgatg atattATCCACTGA
- the LOC132925173 gene encoding protein YOP1 homolog: MFGILAFVTETALMMLEPVYQTYKGLEATETGGEGPDPAEWRRLLVHWIVYGAFRAVESLARPWVPFYNVVKIGAIVWMRAGGSETVYQTIIRPFLAENEQAIDEWIDQINRTRDTVMAATSVLSAAVTADPDAVDDGVPEDTVLPDSVLATSAPVGSAPASPAPAVSPEAEEVKKRKNK, from the coding sequence ATGTTCGGGATACTCGCGTTCGTCACGGAAACGGCACTGATGATGTTGGAACCGGTGTATCAGACGTACAAGGGACTGGAGGCGACCGAGACGGGCGGCGAGGGACCCGACCCGGCCGAGTGGCGGCGGCTGCTCGTCCACTGGATCGTGTACGGTGCGTTCCGGGCGGTGGAGAGCCTGGCCCGGCCGTGGGTGCCGTTCTACAACGTGGTCAAAATCGGGGCCATCGTGTGGATGCGCGCAGGCGGCTCGGAGACGGTGTACCAGACGATCATCCGGCCGTTCCTGGCCGAAAACGAACAGGCCATCGACGAGTGGATAGACCAGATAAACCGCACTCGAGACACGGTGATGGCCGCCACATCGGTGCTCAGCGCCGCTGTCACCGCCGATCCGGACGCGGTCGACGATGGCGTGCCGGAGGACACGGTGCTGCCTGACTCGGTGCTCGCCACTTCGGCGCCTGTCGGTTCCGCGCCCGCAAGTCCAGCGCCCGCGGTCAGTCCCGAGGCGGAGGAAGTAAAAAAGcggaagaataaataa
- the LOC132926808 gene encoding phosphatidylglycerophosphatase and protein-tyrosine phosphatase 1 isoform X1 has protein sequence MFARVTFYPTLLYNVFMEKVTQRNWYDRIDENVILGALPFRNISQKLIDEENVRCVISMNESYELEHFTPQPDEWKKMGVEHCQLSTKDIFETPSHEKLIQGVSVMEAVSKDGNTVYVHCKAGRTRSATLVGCYLMSKHNWTPEQAIENIVSKRPHIWLRNQQLESLKKYYDAVVKEKFNAFKMDNN, from the exons ATGTTTGCCCGTGTTACATTTTATCCGACActtttatacaatgtatttatgGAAAAAGTAACACAGCGCAACTGGTATGATCGAATTgatgaaaatgttatattagGTGCACTTCCATTCAGGAATATAAGCCaaaaa ttaatTGATGAAGAAAATGTCAGATGTGTAATATCAATGAATGAATCATATGAACTAGAGCATTTTACACCTCAACCAGAT gAATGGAAAAAAATGGGAGTAGAACATTGTCAGCTGAGTACCAAAGATATTTTTGAAACTCCGTCacatgaaaaattaattcaagGTGTTTCAGTGATGGAAGCAGTTTCGAAAGATGGAAATACTGTATATGTACATTGCAAGGCAGGTCGTACTCGTAGCGCGACTCTTGTGGGCTGTTATTTAATgtct AAACATAATTGGACTCCTGAACAAGCAATCGAAAATATTGTATCCAAGCGACCTCATATTTGGTTACGAAACCAACAATTGGAgagtcttaaaaaatattatgatg CTGtggtaaaagaaaaatttaatgcTTTCAAaatggataataattaa